One part of the Bacteroidia bacterium genome encodes these proteins:
- a CDS encoding methyltransferase domain-containing protein, protein MKDKQISYYAQRAHEYEKIYHKAERQEDLRKLELLLPQLVKTKSVLEIGCGTAYWTQFMSQTANSILASDINESVLEIAKTKSYPTNPEFILGDYEQLDELEGQFDLIFAGFVVSHIRREHLENFISRLSSKLKRGGEIIFMDNVFVEGSSTPISESDEWGNTFQERKLDDGKAFRVLKNFYQKEDWKKLLKKPVEFNQLKFTYFYLLQIKHVK, encoded by the coding sequence ATGAAAGACAAACAAATCTCCTACTATGCTCAGCGAGCGCATGAGTATGAAAAAATCTACCACAAAGCAGAGCGGCAGGAAGACCTCAGAAAATTGGAATTATTGTTACCCCAACTGGTAAAGACAAAAAGCGTGCTGGAAATTGGATGTGGTACAGCTTATTGGACTCAGTTCATGAGCCAAACAGCAAATTCAATCCTGGCAAGTGATATAAATGAATCTGTACTGGAGATCGCCAAAACGAAATCTTATCCAACTAATCCGGAATTCATCTTAGGAGATTATGAGCAGCTCGATGAATTGGAGGGACAATTTGATCTCATTTTTGCCGGCTTTGTTGTATCTCATATTCGAAGAGAACATCTGGAAAATTTCATTTCTCGCCTTAGCTCGAAACTCAAAAGGGGAGGGGAGATCATTTTTATGGACAATGTTTTTGTTGAAGGGAGTAGTACACCCATTTCGGAAAGTGATGAATGGGGAAATACTTTTCAGGAACGGAAATTAGATGATGGAAAGGCTTTTAGAGTTTTGAAGAATTTCTATCAGAAAGAAGATTGGAAGAAACTCTTGAAGAAGCCTGTTGAATTTAACCAATTGAAATTCACCTATTTTTATCTCCTTCAGATCAAGCATGTAAAATGA
- a CDS encoding alpha/beta hydrolase: MKWKYIKIGILVLLAILIIVPAYQYYGSIDWAKKHSAKINALPVLGQADDSGLFRLPVGDFEFFARVAGLQNDGPGLILLHGFPESSIAWDPLLEKAAAEGFRVIAFDQRGYSPGARPEELEEYHIDKLTEDVLAVADKVGFDQFHLAGHDWGSAVGWNVSMNHPERVLSWSALSIPHIGLFFDAVLTHPEQQKRSSYIHQLRIPIIPEYMFVSNGQKRVREGMAKIPAKYLDEYLAIQAEKGATTAMLNWYRALEIDEVEGIESLKQKIKVPTLFIWGTEDGVVAPEIIPDQKELIEAPYEEVALESGHSLMQFEEEAVVRAILSHLKRNSSEKSSENSPENLIK; the protein is encoded by the coding sequence ATGAAGTGGAAATATATAAAAATAGGGATATTGGTTCTTTTGGCCATACTCATTATCGTTCCTGCTTACCAATATTATGGATCGATTGATTGGGCGAAGAAGCATAGTGCGAAAATAAATGCCCTTCCTGTTTTGGGACAGGCAGATGACAGCGGTTTATTTCGCCTTCCAGTAGGAGATTTTGAGTTTTTTGCACGAGTTGCAGGTCTTCAAAATGACGGACCTGGATTAATTCTTCTTCATGGCTTCCCTGAATCTTCAATTGCCTGGGATCCTTTGCTGGAAAAAGCCGCCGCCGAGGGATTTCGAGTCATTGCTTTTGACCAAAGAGGCTACAGTCCAGGTGCTCGGCCCGAGGAGTTAGAAGAGTATCATATCGATAAATTGACTGAAGATGTATTGGCGGTAGCAGATAAAGTAGGCTTTGATCAATTTCATTTAGCCGGACATGATTGGGGATCTGCTGTGGGTTGGAATGTGAGTATGAATCATCCGGAAAGGGTACTTTCCTGGTCAGCTTTATCTATTCCTCACATCGGGCTGTTTTTTGATGCGGTGCTCACGCATCCCGAACAACAGAAACGGAGTAGCTACATTCATCAATTACGAATACCCATTATCCCCGAATATATGTTTGTGTCCAATGGACAAAAACGTGTTCGAGAAGGTATGGCTAAAATTCCCGCTAAATATCTGGACGAATATCTCGCTATCCAGGCAGAAAAAGGTGCAACAACGGCTATGCTAAATTGGTACCGTGCGCTAGAAATAGATGAAGTTGAGGGGATTGAAAGCTTAAAGCAAAAAATCAAAGTTCCGACTTTATTTATTTGGGGAACGGAAGATGGAGTAGTGGCCCCGGAAATTATCCCCGATCAAAAAGAATTGATAGAAGCTCCTTATGAGGAAGTAGCATTAGAAAGCGGTCATTCTCTTATGCAATTTGAAGAAGAAGCTGTAGTCCGTGCAATCTTATCTCACCTCAAACGAAACTCATCAGAAAAATCAAGCGAAAATAGCCCTGAGAATCTCATAAAATAG
- a CDS encoding crosslink repair DNA glycosylase YcaQ family protein, producing MIKNTQEIEISQKQARRIALKAQGLLGQKFYKGKRGALQAIRQLSYIQIDTISVVQRAHHHTIWTRVPDYHPDMIWRLLEKDKEIFEYWSHAAAFLPIEDFRYSHWKKNQVKAMDKHWFERDHKMRKYVLDRIRAEGPMQSKNFGNPSGTKPSWYTWKPAKIALEQLFIEGELMISKRKKFQKVFDLTERTLPEHIDRSEPSEDEMADYLIKRALDSHGLAQISEINYLRRGIKASIKRRIQEKIEGKEIIQLKIKGLESDPFYILSDNFDNKVLRIVNKKIYLLNPFDNSVIQRKRLSNFFNFNYQIEVYVPQKKRQFGYYSLPILWGDEFAGRVDVKADRKQKIFLIQHLWKEENFSDESEHFYTSLREALEAYARFNGCEEIQLNHCANQDWKNVINSWWKMG from the coding sequence TTGATAAAAAATACACAGGAAATAGAGATATCCCAAAAGCAGGCAAGAAGAATTGCCCTCAAAGCACAGGGATTATTGGGCCAAAAATTTTACAAAGGAAAAAGAGGAGCCTTACAGGCCATCCGGCAATTGAGCTACATACAGATCGATACGATATCTGTAGTTCAACGTGCGCATCACCATACGATTTGGACCCGCGTTCCAGATTATCATCCGGATATGATATGGAGATTGCTGGAAAAGGATAAGGAGATTTTTGAATACTGGAGCCATGCTGCAGCCTTTTTACCCATTGAAGATTTTCGATACAGCCATTGGAAAAAAAATCAGGTAAAGGCCATGGATAAACACTGGTTTGAAAGAGATCACAAAATGAGGAAGTATGTCCTTGATCGTATTCGAGCTGAGGGGCCTATGCAATCCAAAAATTTCGGAAATCCTTCGGGAACAAAGCCTAGCTGGTACACCTGGAAACCTGCAAAAATTGCGTTGGAACAATTATTCATTGAAGGAGAGCTTATGATCTCTAAGCGCAAGAAATTTCAGAAGGTTTTTGACCTGACAGAAAGGACCCTTCCTGAGCACATAGACAGGAGCGAACCCAGTGAGGATGAGATGGCTGATTACCTGATAAAAAGAGCCCTCGATTCACATGGTTTAGCACAGATTTCGGAGATCAATTACCTAAGAAGAGGGATAAAAGCTTCGATAAAGCGTAGGATCCAGGAGAAAATAGAGGGTAAGGAGATTATTCAATTGAAAATCAAAGGATTAGAAAGTGATCCTTTTTACATACTTTCTGATAATTTTGACAATAAAGTATTACGAATCGTAAATAAAAAGATTTATTTACTCAATCCCTTCGACAATTCAGTCATACAAAGAAAGAGGCTAAGTAATTTCTTCAATTTCAACTATCAAATAGAGGTCTATGTCCCTCAGAAAAAACGACAGTTTGGATACTACTCCTTGCCTATATTATGGGGGGATGAATTTGCAGGAAGGGTGGATGTCAAGGCGGATCGAAAGCAAAAAATCTTCTTGATTCAGCATCTTTGGAAGGAAGAGAATTTTTCGGATGAAAGTGAGCACTTTTACACAAGTCTTCGAGAGGCCCTAGAAGCTTATGCCCGCTTTAATGGCTGTGAAGAAATTCAACTCAATCACTGTGCAAATCAGGATTGGAAAAATGTTATCAATTCCTGGTGGAAAATGGGCTAA
- a CDS encoding DUF1801 domain-containing protein — translation MSSVESYIENLAEDRKSAINSIRDRLMHHLPEGSRINMDYRMPTFIVDEHILFALASQKHHMALYVMPFDLLDDLKDDLAHFDVGKSCIRFRKLSDERMESLNRIIQYVVANQDQSENYRRYPAKS, via the coding sequence ATGAGTAGTGTAGAAAGCTATATAGAAAATCTTGCCGAAGATCGAAAATCAGCCATTAATTCTATCCGGGATCGACTCATGCACCACCTTCCCGAAGGCTCTCGGATCAATATGGATTATCGGATGCCGACCTTCATCGTGGATGAGCATATCCTTTTTGCCCTGGCCAGTCAAAAACATCATATGGCCCTTTACGTTATGCCCTTTGATTTGTTGGATGATTTGAAGGATGACTTAGCCCATTTCGATGTGGGCAAGTCTTGTATTCGTTTTCGCAAACTCAGCGATGAACGCATGGAATCACTCAATCGGATCATTCAATACGTAGTGGCGAATCAGGACCAAAGCGAAAATTACAGGCGTTACCCAGCGAAATCATGA
- a CDS encoding ASCH domain-containing protein, which yields MLFKQKDLALIKSGEIQLAFRKWKGVRAKEGSLIKTSIGELKILSVDEIEENEISEQEAKAAGYQSKEALLEILQKREEGLIYKIALDYHGEDPRIALRNQEEFSTKEFEELKKKLEKMDARSKSGAWTLKILRAIQENPELRAADLAKLTGREKDWLKPNIRKLKNLGLTISLEIGYRISNRGEAYLKRLN from the coding sequence ATGTTGTTCAAACAGAAAGATTTAGCATTGATAAAAAGCGGGGAGATACAACTGGCTTTTAGAAAATGGAAAGGAGTGAGGGCAAAAGAAGGTTCTTTGATTAAGACTTCGATAGGTGAGTTAAAAATTCTTTCTGTGGATGAAATAGAGGAAAATGAAATAAGCGAGCAAGAGGCAAAAGCAGCTGGATATCAATCGAAAGAGGCCCTTCTGGAAATCCTTCAAAAACGAGAGGAAGGTCTTATTTATAAAATTGCTTTGGACTATCATGGAGAAGATCCACGTATTGCCCTTCGTAATCAGGAAGAATTTTCCACTAAAGAATTTGAGGAATTGAAAAAGAAGCTGGAGAAAATGGATGCAAGGAGTAAAAGTGGAGCCTGGACCCTGAAGATTCTACGCGCTATCCAGGAAAATCCGGAACTTAGGGCTGCTGATCTGGCCAAGCTCACAGGAAGAGAGAAAGATTGGCTTAAACCCAATATTCGGAAGCTGAAAAATCTGGGTTTGACCATAAGTCTGGAAATTGGGTATCGGATATCAAATAGGGGAGAAGCTTATCTAAAAAGACTGAATTAA
- a CDS encoding SRPBCC family protein, translating into MVDVFTEIKIDRPLEEVASYASNPENAPEWYVNIKSAEWKSAPEIKLGAQIAFIAHFLGRKLSYVYEIVELVPNEKMVMRTADGPFPMETTYEWEALDENHTRMSLRNRGKPSGFSKLFAPMMAKSMRKANEKDLRMIKKILEEKEKNK; encoded by the coding sequence ATGGTCGACGTATTCACAGAAATCAAAATTGACAGGCCTCTTGAGGAAGTTGCCAGCTATGCTTCCAATCCCGAAAATGCTCCGGAATGGTACGTCAACATAAAATCAGCAGAATGGAAAAGTGCTCCTGAAATTAAATTAGGAGCTCAAATAGCCTTTATTGCACATTTTCTCGGGCGAAAGCTGTCTTATGTATACGAGATCGTAGAATTGGTTCCCAATGAAAAAATGGTCATGCGTACAGCAGACGGACCTTTCCCTATGGAAACTACATACGAATGGGAAGCCCTCGATGAAAACCATACGCGCATGAGCCTAAGGAATCGAGGAAAGCCTTCGGGATTTTCAAAACTTTTTGCTCCCATGATGGCGAAAAGCATGCGCAAGGCAAATGAAAAGGATTTGAGGATGATAAAGAAGATTCTCGAAGAAAAAGAAAAAAATAAGTAA
- a CDS encoding T9SS type A sorting domain-containing protein — protein MKTQFSFLLIILFPLFSSSQNFASNDTEWVYDDSGFWASGISTFSFDSDTTIASRTVKKFRRDVQSYFNGTTDTIRRELFPVYYYENNGIVEFSRNAINFDTLLNFQADPGQNWIVYFGYNPNNNFQATDSFMITVIDTLSINMSGQNVFAQALLYEFENDGRTFSLQDTAIENIGLQRAFISPEDRLLSNIIADGSILTLRCFKNPQFGIVDFENDADYGDFNYDCTQLSTSISEEIIQELINVYPNPASQRLQVESKWNKELSVEIFDLSGRKLREAIISEGLTEIDISLLSSGMYVLLLDQQYAKRFFKE, from the coding sequence ATGAAAACACAATTTAGCTTTCTACTTATTATCCTGTTTCCTCTTTTTTCTAGTAGCCAAAATTTTGCCAGCAATGATACCGAATGGGTTTATGATGATTCTGGCTTTTGGGCTTCAGGCATTTCTACCTTTTCCTTTGATTCTGATACTACGATCGCCAGCCGAACAGTAAAAAAATTCAGGCGAGACGTACAGTCGTATTTCAATGGGACAACCGATACCATAAGAAGAGAATTATTCCCTGTTTATTATTATGAGAACAATGGGATCGTAGAGTTCTCCAGAAATGCCATAAACTTTGATACCTTATTAAATTTTCAGGCAGACCCGGGCCAAAACTGGATAGTTTATTTTGGCTACAATCCCAATAACAATTTTCAAGCGACAGATTCCTTTATGATAACGGTCATAGATACCTTGAGTATCAATATGTCAGGGCAAAATGTTTTTGCCCAGGCGCTTTTATACGAATTTGAAAATGATGGAAGGACGTTCAGCCTGCAGGATACTGCTATTGAAAATATTGGTTTACAAAGGGCATTTATTTCGCCAGAGGATCGACTTTTATCAAACATTATCGCTGATGGATCCATTCTCACCCTACGCTGTTTTAAAAACCCGCAATTCGGGATCGTTGATTTTGAAAATGATGCTGACTATGGCGATTTCAATTATGACTGTACTCAGTTGAGCACAAGTATTTCGGAAGAAATAATTCAAGAACTAATAAATGTATATCCAAACCCTGCTTCTCAGCGCTTGCAAGTAGAAAGTAAATGGAACAAAGAGCTTTCAGTAGAAATTTTTGACTTGAGTGGCAGAAAACTGAGAGAAGCTATTATATCTGAAGGACTAACAGAAATTGATATTTCTCTTCTTTCGTCAGGTATGTATGTGCTTCTTTTGGATCAACAATACGCAAAAAGATTCTTTAAAGAATAG